The nucleotide window ATGATCCGATTGGAGCGCGAGCAGGGAATGGATCACGGGTTGACCGACAATACCCGCAAGGTCCGTAGCGCCGCCGCGAAATGAAAAAGGCGGCCGGATCCCAGAAGAGACCCGGCCACCTTGCTCTGTTCATTGCATCATGTTACCCAGGAAATCCGTGGCCGGTGACCGACCATGGATACTTTACGGATTTCCCGGGGGCGCGGTAGTGGGCAAAACTGCCTACACGTGCGCGGTTACCAGGCCCGGTCGCCGCGCTCGTCGTAGGGCAGCCACAGCAGCGCGATTGACTGCACCTTGACGTCGGTTTTGGCGGGTTTCAGGGACTTGGTGTCCAGCTTGAGGCCTTCCGGAGTGAAGCTCTGATCCAGCGCGGCGATCTGGTCGGCCACGGATTGGTTGATCGCGTCGATGTCAGCCTGGATGCTGTCGAGCTTGGCCTCCGCATTGGCCACGTCCTGATGCTGCTTGTAGGCACCGGTGGCTTTGCCGAAGGCGGAGGTGCCGCTGCGGGCGATGCTGGTGATGCCGCTCTTGCGACCCAGCACCGCACCAAGGATGCCGCCGAGCACGGAGACGCCGGCCTGCATCGAGGCGGACTGGGATTCGGCTTTCTGTTTGGCGAGCTGGCCCTCCGCAGTGGTCCGCTTGCTCTCCTGAGCGGCGACTTTTTTTGCAGCGTCCTGGCGGATTTTTTCGACTGCGGCGTCACGGGCTTCACGGGTTTCAAGCGCGAGCCGCTGGCGGAAATCGGCTTCTTGTTCTCCGGGCTTCGATTCTCCCTTCGGAGAATCACAAGTGAAGATGTCGAGTCGCTCGTTGCGGTAGAGCTCGTCGGCGAAGTCCTTCTCCACCGTCTTGTAGTTCGCTGCATTCATGGCATAGCCGGGCAGCGGCGCGAAGCCGACGCCGGAAGCGGGATCGCCGCCGAGGTTCTCGGGTTTCAATGGCGGAGGCAGTGGTGTGGTGGACGGTCCGGTCTCGGTCAGTTCGTTGAGCCGCCGTACTGAGCGGGCATAGTCGCCTCCCGTGGTGGTGAAATGAACCACGCCAACCTTGAGCAGGTTCGGCCGATAGACCATGCCGTCCTCCTCACGGGCAGGCGGTGCGAATTTCTCCACCACGCCCATGCCGACTGCAGGACGGTTCGAAGAGGCATCCGAGGCCGGACGGGGCGCGGCCATCGGATTGTCCGGGACTGCGGGTGTGGCGGAGGTGCTGCCGGCATCCGTAAACTCGGCGCGACGCGGGTCCATCAGCGTCTTGATCTGTGCGCGGGTGAGCGGACCTGTTAGATAGCTCATGGCCCAGCGGACCTGGAGCAGTACGGGATGATCCTCGTGGACGTTGTTCATCAGGAACACGCGGTTGCCGAGGGCGGAGAGGAGTTTCTCCATTTCATCGCGGTTGAACTTCACGTTCTGGCTGCCGGCGGCGCCCTCGAGTCCATCGAGCACACGCAGCTTGTCGCGCTCGGTTTGCAAGCGGCCGAGAAACCAGGTGCCGATGTTCGAGAGCGCCTTGTAGTCGAGATCCACCGGGTTCTGGGTGGCGAGCAGGCAGCCGAGACCGAAGGCGCGGCCTTGTTTGAGCAAAGTCATCAGCGGCTTCTTCGATGGCGGGTTCGCCGTCGGCGGCAGATAGCCGTAGATCTCATCCATGTAGAGAAGCGCGCGCAGCGAGGTGGTGCCATTCTGCGTGCGCATCCATGCGAGCGTCTGGTTGAGCAGCAGGCTCACGAAGAACATGCGCTCCGCATCGCCGAGATGAGCAATGGAGAAGATGGAGAGCCGTGGTTTGCCACTGTCGGTGCGGAGCATTTTTCCGATGTCGAGCGGCGGGCCTTCCAGCCAACTGGCGAAACCGGGAGAGGCGATCAGGTTGTTGAACTTGAGGGCGAGTGCCTGGCGGTTTTTTTGCGGGAAGAAGGTTTCCAGATCGATCACGCCGACTTTGGCGAAGCCGGGCTTCTGGATCAGCGCGATGAGGCCTTCCAGAGTGACATTGCGGCCGTTCTTCCATTCGTTCTGGAAGATGGCGGCGAGCAACACCGCCTCCGGGCTCTGGATCGGATCCGCATCCACGCCGACGAGCGAGAGCAGTGAAAGCACGGTGCTCTCCACCCGCTCTCCATAGATTTCCGCATCCTCGGTGACTTCCTCCGGAGGGGCTTCGAGAGAGGCGAGGATGGATACGGGAATGCCGGCCTTGCTGCCTGGCGTGAAGAGGGTGATGTCCACCTTGTCGCGGAGCTGCTGGATGCGCTCCGGAGCCTGTCCCCAATCGGCGAGGCCCTTCTTCCACATCTCCGCCGTCTGGGCGGCGTATTCATCGGGCGAGACGCCTTTTTTCGCCGCATCATCCTCATTGATCCAAGGACGGAAGTCCTCCGGAGCGAGGTTCGGGAAGGTCAGCAGGAGATTGGAAATGTCGCCCTTGGGATCGATGATGATGGCCGGGATATTGTCCATCGCCGCCTCCTCGATGGCGGCGAGGCAGAGACCGGTCTTGCCCGAGCCGGTCATGCCGAGGACCACGCCATGGGTGACGAGGTCCTTCGAATCGTAGAGGACGAGATCGTCCGTGGGTTTTTTGGTGGCTTGGTCGTATTCGCGACCAAGGTAGAATTGTCCGAGTTTCTCGTAGTCCGCGGAAGAGATGCTCATGCGGTTTCAGATTGGCGGCAGGTCGTTGGATCTTCCAGTGATTTCCGCGCCTGCCGCAAACTACACAGCCAGGTGGAAATCCGGCCTGAACAGTGCTGGCCACGCTTGCCCGCCGCGTTGTGGCCGATACCGTTTCCGCCGTGAGTGTTTCCGTTGCAGCATCGCCGCCCCGTGCGTGGGCGGAGGTTGATTTGTCCGCCCTTCGTCACAATCTCGGCGTGGCCCGCGAGGCTTGCGGCTGCCATTTGATGCCGGTGGTGAAGGCGGGAGCCTACGGGCACGGATTGGAGGAAATCGCCCGCGCCCTGGAGGGCGAGGGGATCGAATTTTTCGGTGTCGCCAATGTCGGCGAGGCCCGCCGCATCCGCCATGCCGGGGTGAAGACCCGCATCTATCTGCTGGGGGCGACGTGGTCCGAAGAGCGCGCGGAAATCGTGGCGCAGGATTGGACGCCGTGCTTGTCCTCGATCAACGAAGCCCTGCATTTCAACGAACTGGCTGCGGATGCCGGGGTGCGCCTGAAGGTGCATATCTCCGTGGATACCGGCATGGGGCGGGGCGGGTTCGTGGCGGCGGATTTGCCCGGGCATATGGCGGAACTCGAATCGCTGGAGCACCTCATCATCGAGGGCCTGGGTTCGCATCTTCCATCGGCGGATGAGGACCGTGAGTTCACGCTCGCCCAGTTCGCAAAATTCGAGAGCGTGCTTGCGGAACTCGGCGGCGAGCGCTTCCAGTGGCGGCACCTTTCCAGCAGCGCCGGTTTGCTCGGCTATGACAACCACGCATGCAATCTGGTTCGTCCCGGCCTGCTTCTCTACGGAGTCTCGCCACTTCCGGGATTCCAAGAGCGGTTGCGCACCGTGATGTCGCTGAAGTCCCGCATTACGCTGGTCCGCACCCTGCCTGCGGGTCACGGGGTTTCCTACGGCCGCGACTACATCACGGATCGTCCCACCAAAGTTGCCACCATCGGTATTGGCTACGGAGATGGTTATACGCGGCATCTCTCCAACAAAGGCACCGAGGTTTGGATCCGTGGCCAGCGTTGTCCATTGCTGGGACGTGTTTCCATGGACCAGATCATGGTGGATGTCACCGCGCTTCCGGAGGTAGCGGAGGGGGACGAGGTGGAATTGTTCGGCGCACACATCCCGGTCGCCGAGATCGCGAAAAAGGCGGGCACCATTCCATGGGAGATTTTCACCGGCATCACTCCGCGGGTGACACGGGTTCACCGGAGCTGACCGTTCCCGGAAAAGAAAAACACCCGGCCTCTTGCGAAGCCGGGTGTCTTGGAAATTTGATTTGGGTCAGGAGTGGGGATCAATCCCAGCCGCCGCCGCCACCTTTGTAGCCGCCGCCGCCGCCGCCACCGTTGTAGCCGCCACCGCCGCCATCTTTGTAGCCGCCGCCGCCACCACCCTTGTAGCCGCCGCCGCCACCGCCACGGCGTTCGCCGTAACCGCCGCCGCCGCCACCACCGTAGCCACCGCCGCCGCCACCTTTGTAGCCGCCACCGCCGCCACCTTTGTAGCCACCGCCGCCACCGCCCTTGTAGCCACCGCCACCACCACCGAAGCCTTTGTTTTCCTTAGGCTCGGAAGCGTTGACACGGAGGACACGGCCTTGGAGGTCGTAGCCGTTGAGGGCTTCAACCGCGGCTTCGATCTGGCTCTGGTCGCCCAGGGTCACGAATGCGAATCCCTTGGAGCGGCCGGTTTCACGGTCGGTGATGATTTTGACCCGATCAACCGGGCCATACGAGGCGAAGAGACCAGTGATGTCTTCTTCCGTCGCGGTGTAGGGCAGGTTGCCCACGTAGATGTCCATTTGCTTCTATTCTCAGATTACGCCATCACACTGAACACTTCCTGAGACCATGGCGTGGGAGACCAGACGAAGCGCGTCCCAACCGGACGAGCCGGGAGGACCGCACATCCATAAGCGCGAATGCGCGAGGCTGGCAAGAAGTAAATTTCAAGCACTTGCAGCTCCAAACGGGGGGCGGACCGGGATGCCGTGTTTGGCGAAATGGCGTTTTGCCTCGCCCACGGTGTGCTTGCCGAAGTGGAAAATGCTCGCCGCCAGCACCGCATCCGCCTTGCCTTGCTCCAACACCTCCACCATGTGGTCGAGATTGCCTGCGCCGCCGCTGGCGATCACGGGGATGCCCACGGCCTCCGAAACGGCAGCCGTGAGACCGAGATCGTAACCCGCCTGGGTGCCATCCGCGTCCATGCTGGTGAGCAGGATTTCACCCGCTCCCCGGCGCCAGACTTCCTTCGCCCACTCTACCGCATCCAGGCCTACCGGAGTGCGGCCGCCGTGGGTATAGACGCCCCATTTGCCGGGGCCTTCGCGCTTGGCATCGATGGCTACCACGATGCATTGGCTGCCGAAGGCTTTGGCGCCAGCGTCCACCAGGTCGGGGTTCTTCACTGCGGAGGTATTCACCCCCACCTTGTCCGCTCCGGCCATGAGCATCTCGTGCATGTTTTCCACGCTGCGGATGCCGCCGCCGACGGTGAGCGGAATGAAACAATGCGCGGCGGTGCGGCGGACCACGTCCACCATCGTGCCGCGATTGTCGGATGAAGCGGTGATATCGAGAAAGACCAGCTCGTCCGCCTGTTGGGCATTGTAGGCCATGGCGGCCTCCACGGGATCGCCGGCGTCGATCAGGTCGACGAAATTGACGCCTTTGACCACCCGGCCATCGGTCACGTCCAGACAGGGAATGATGCGTTTCGCGAGCACGCGGGGAGCAAAGCGCCGATGCGGCCCGCCGCCAAGCAAAACGCCCGGCCGCAGGCTGCGGACGGGCGTTTTGTGGAAAACCTTTGTTGGTGCCGGACGGGGAGTCCGGCCGAGGTTCATCAGGCGCCGAGCTTCGGCTTGCCGACGCGGCGGACAGTGCCGAAGCGCTTGGTGAACTTGTCGATGCGGCCTTCGGTGTCGACGAACTGCTTCTGACCGGTGAAGAACGGGTGGGAATCGGAGGTGATACCCATCGAGATCACGCTGTGCTCGACGCCGTCGATGACTTCCTTCTTGTCGGAGGTCTTGGTGGAGCGGGTCACGAAGCGCGCACCGGTCGTCATGTCAACGAACACGACCGGATTGTATTTGGGATGAAGATCCTTTTTCATGGCGGAGAGGACCACCACGTTTCCAACGCGGCGGGGCGGGGAGAATGCCGGAAAAGTCCGGTCTGTCAAGAGGGGAGGTTGGGGGCGGGAAATCCATCATCCCACCCTGAAAACAAGCGCCGGACACCCGGTATCGGAATGAACCGATACCCGATGCCCGGCGGCCTGGAAAACGTGCGGGTTTGAAAACCGGGGGTGACGGGGATCGTGGGGCGATCAAGGGAGGCCGGAACCATCCCCGTCATCTGCGGTTTTGAAGCTGCCTTCCAGGTTCAGTCGAGGTTGAGCGTCCAGCGGGCCTTCAACTCCCGGTTCTGCCAGGGCAGACGGTGGTTGATGGGGTCCTGGAGCGTCCGGCGGACCTTGCGGCCACCGGCAAACACGAACGAAGGGGTTTCGATCGTGACGACCTCAAGGCCCTGGTAGTAGGTATCCTTGAGGATGATAACGGCATCCTCGCCAAATGCTTGGGCGAGGTGGCCGCGGAGCAGCCCGGTTTCCTTTTTCCCGAGGAACAGGAAGGCCGGGGTTTCGCCGTGGTCGGACTTGGAGCGGATCAATCGTGCGATCGCTTCAGAGTCCCAGGCTTCCCCCATCCTCACTTCGGTGGGGACCAAAGTGTGATCGGGGATCATGTAGGGTGTGTTGGCACTCATGTCTGCAGGGCAACGCCCGCGACCCTACTACAACTTCCCGACCCGGCATCTTTCGCCGAGTGACAATTCCGTTGACTTTTCTTAAGGAATCGGATTATCCGGCGTTCTTCGTCCACAGCCACAGATTCTCACCCCAGACGGCGGCATGGCGCACCCACTCATGTACGAACGCTTTTCCGCTGAGCCAGGGATTATCGGCGGCCAGGCACAGCAGCAGTGCCATCACCAGCAGGTTGGCCAGATAGATGACGGTCAAGGAGAGGAAGGTGCCGTTTTCTTTCAAATCCGGCTGGTCACGCGGAATCATCCACAGCGTCCAAGCGAAGTGGAAGGTCCAGGTGAAGCCGGTGGCGGCGAAGAGGATCTTGTCCGCATAAACCGGCAGCCCGGTGGTGTGGCGGAAAATCAGATAGAGGCCCACCACCACCGCGGACCAGAACGGAACGAAGTAAGGCGAAAGAGCGATGATGATGTTCGTCTTGTTGGTGGTGATGTAGCCGCCCTCCAGACTTACATGGAAACCGGTCACCTTGCCACGGCAGAGATAGACGAAAATGGCATGCGTCAGTTCGTGACCAAGTACGTAGAGATAGAGGAAAACGGACTGTAACAGCCCCGAAAGGAACCAGCCGACCATCAGCAACGCGCCGGTGGCGAAGTACCAGAAGGCGGAGGTCTGCCAGAAGCCGCGGTCGATCGCGGCGTGGGAAAACTGGGAGAAGAAGGTCCAGGTGGTGACCCAGCCAAAGGGCAGCAGCGCAAGACCGATCAGCCAGCGCATCATCCGGTGTCCGAGGCTGACATCCGGCTCGCTGTCATCCATCACCGGAGCGGTCGCGGCGATGGCGGCGCGGATCGATTTTTCACCGCGCTTGCCGAGGCGGCGGTTTGCCTGCTCATGGGCGCGCTGGTTGGCGGCACGCATCATCTCCCCGAACGTCGGGCGGTCCCGGCGACGGTTTTTCGCCAGTTTATCGGAGAGTTTGAGCGAGCGTGACCGAGCCATTCGAAGCGCGATCTTGATAATCCGAAGATCTTAAAGAATCAAGATCGGAATCCAAAAAATAGTGGATTTATGAACAGTGGAATGCGGTGTTCAGACAATCTTCAACCGGGCCAGGTCCTGACTGTCGATGAGGCCCACCGGACGGTTTTGGGCATCCAGCACGATCACGTCGTCCACGCGGTTGTGGCCGATGGTTTTCACGGCCTCCGCCGCCAGCGATTCGGCCTGCACGCTGATCGGCCTGCGGGTCATGAACTCCGCCACCGGACGGTCGGCGATGTGGGCGTCCTGCTGGAAGCAGCGGGCGAAGTCGCCGTGGGTGAAGATGCCGGCCAAGCCGCCATCCGGCTGAAGAATCAAGCAAGCTCCGGAACGGGCGGCGGACATGGCGAGCAGGGCTTCGCGAACGGTGGCGTTCTCCGGCACCGTGGCCAGTTCGCTGCCGCTGCGCATGATGTCTGAGACTTTCGTCAACAGGGCGCGGCCGAGGGTTCCTCCGGGATGAAAGCGGGCGAAGTCGTCCTCGGTGAAGCCACGGGCCTCCAGGAGCACCATCGCGAGCGCATCTCCCATCACCAGCATGGCGGTGGAGGAAGAAGTGGGAGCGAGATTCAGCGGACAGGCCTCGCGTTCCACGGAGGTATCGAGCGTGACATCACTGAACTCGGAAAGCGTGGAGGAGGGCTTGCCGGTGAGGGCGATCAAGCGCACATCGAAGCGCTTGATGAAGGGCAGCAGGTCCAGCAGCTCGCGGGTTTCACCGGAGTAGGAGAGAGCGACCACGGCATCGCCATCGGAAATCAGGCCGAGATCGCCGTGGAGGGCGTTCTGGGAATTGAGGACCACGGCGGTGGCACCGGTGGAGTTCAGGGTGGCGGCGATCTTGTGGCCGATGTTGCCGGATTTGCCGACGCCGATGACGACGATTTTACCACGCTGGTCGAGGGTGTCCTTGAGCAGGGTTACGGCGCGGGTGAAGCCCTCGTCGAGCCGGCTGGCCAGCCGCTCCAGCGAGTCGGTTTCGATCCGGATCACCCGGCGGGCTTTTTCAATCGCGTCCATGGGCGGAGCATGAACGCCCGGCGGCCCGGCGTCCAACATCGATCATTGATCGCCGCCGCATTCCGGTTCCACACTTCCCGCACGTGAACGACGAGGAACTCCAGCGGATCAAGGTCGGCTCGAAACAGGAGATGCAGCAGGGGATCGCCCATCTCAACCAGGGCGAGTGGCAGGCGGCATTGGGCTGCTTTGATCGTGCGGTGGCGTTGCGCGAAACGACGCCATGGCGCGAGGATGGCGAGGCCGCCTGGCTGCTGGCAGCCGCTTGGATCAACCGCAGCGATGCTTTGCGTCAGCTCGGGGATGCGCGCCTGTTGCCGGAGGCGATCCGATCCCTGGACCGGGGCATCGAGGCCATGCAGCACGTGCGTTTGGAAGGCGATCCGATGTTTGCGGAGCGACTCATTCTCGCTTGGATCAACCGTGGCACGGTCTGTGGGGATGCCGGACAGAGCGAGGAGGCCTTGGCGGGTTTTGCCAAGGCGGATGAGGTCTTGGAGACATGGGGCAGGGAGGTGACCACCACCCGCCGCTTCATGCATGCGATGCTGCTGGTGAACCGGAGCCGGGTCTTGTTGGAGAGCGGCGCGGTGGAGGAAGGCTGGCGGCAGTCGGCGGCGGGAGTGGAGCTTTTGAAATCCCTGGAGCCCGGTGACGGGCTGGTGGCCCAGACCGGCATTCGTGCCCGCGGGGTTTTGTGCCATGCGCTCGCGCTGCTGGTGGAGAAGCCCGGTGGCGAGCAACCGGACGACTGGATCGCCGCAGCCACTGATGCGGCGGAAGAGGCGCTGGCGATCGTGAAGCGCACGGGCACCCGCGACCCGGGCGTGGCGGATCTGGTGCGCTATGGGGCACGGATCTACCGGATCTGCCAGCCGCAGTTCCTCGCCGAGTTCGTGCGGGAGTGGCTGGCACCGGACGGCCCGCTTGCGCATGATGCCCGTTTGCGCGAGGAAATGCAGGGAGTGGTGCAGCTCGCACGCGCCGAAGCGGAAACGCGGCTCCGCGCCGCTCCTCATGACGATGCCGTGGCACAGCGCGAGCTACGGATTCTCAAAGCCCTCGAATGACCTCCTTTCCATGAAAAGCCGATTCCTGATGTGGTGCATCGCCGCGGGTGCCGATGGCGAGTCCGCAGGGTTGTTGTGGCTCGATCTCGGCAGCCGCTACAGCGAGCCGCACCGCCACTACCACACGCTCGACCACATCGAAGCTTCACTGGCTCATCTGGATGAAGTGGAAGTCAATCCGGCGGTAGAGGGGGCGATCTGGTTTCACGATGTGGTCTATGATCCCACCCGCGATGACAACGAGGCACAAAGCGCGGCCTTCTTTCTGGAGACGACCCGGCCGTGGATCGATCCGTCCTTCGCCGAACGGGTCCATCGCCTGATTCTTGCCACCGATTTCCGCGTCGCGCGGGAAGATGATCCGGATGAATGGCTGATGACGGACATCGATCTCGCGATTCTCGCGGCGGAGGCTTCGGAATACGACGCCTATGCGAAGGCGATTCGTCAGGAATACGCACATGTGCCGGATGAGGAATTCCGGCGCGGGCGGCTGGCTGTGATGCAGCGGTTCCTGGAAGAGCCGGTGTATCGCAGCGAGGCGTTCCGCTCCCGGGAAGAAACCGCGCGGGAAAACATCCGCCGTGAGTTGGCGGCGTTGGCGGGCGGATAGAGGTTTATACTTCCTCCAGCGTCTTCACCACCCGGTCAGCCCCACAGGCGCGCAGTTCATCGGCGGTGAACTTGCCCGTCGCGACGGCGATGCAGGGAGCACCCAGCGCTTTTGCGCAGGCGATGTCTTTCGGCGTATCGCCGACCACCACGATTTCATCCGGTGTGAAACCACGCCCGGCATGCTTGGAGGCGCGGTCCGCGGCGACCGGACCGAGGAGGTTGCGGTCGGCATGATCGCAACCGTAGGCGCCGAAAGGGAAGAAATGGTCGAGGCCGTAGTGGCGCATCTTTGCGGCGGCACCGCCGGCGATATTGCCGGTCAGCAGGCCGAGATGCACCGAGTCATCCGCATGGAGGCGTTCGAGAAGCGGCACCACGCCGGGCAGGACCCGTCCGGGATAGCCGCCATGGGTGAGGTTCCACTCGAGCCGCTCCAGATAAGTACGGAAGAAGGAGTCGATCCGCTCGCTTTGCGGCTCGAGGCCGAAATGATCCAGGATTCCATGGATCACGCCCAGATCGGTGCTGCCGGCCAGATCGAGTGGAGGTCCTTCGCCGCCGAAGCATTCGGTGGCGGCCTCCTGCAGGGCACGCATTCCCGCGCCACCGGTGTCGACGAGGGTGCCATCGATATCGAACAACCAGAGTGCGGCCATGAAAAAGGAAAACGGGCCTTCCCGGAGGAGGAAGGCCCGTGGGAAATGGATTCAGGACTCGGACTCGCCGGAGGCCACGGATTCTTCCGCATCCGACTCATCGTCGTCACCGACACTTTCGTCGAAGTCTTCCGCTTCGTCTTCTTCGAAGTCGTCTTCTTCCTGCAGCTCGCCGTGGAAGAGGTGGAACTTCCGCTTCCGCTGGTGGGCGGGCAACGGGGACAGGGTCATGCCGATGGCGCGACCGTTGAGGCGCGCTTCCTGGTCGACCTGGCCCATCTGCTTGAGGTCCTCGACGATCTTCTTCATCACCACGAAGCCGAGATCCTTGTGGGCGTTTTCACGGCCACGGAACTGGAGGATGAAGCGAACCTTGTGGCCCGTGTCGAGGAAGCCCTCGGCGCGGCCCATCTTGATGTTGTAGTCGTGGGTGCCCGTGCCGACGCGGAATTTCACTTCCTTCATACGGCTGGCGTTCTTCGACTTCTGGTTCTTCTTCAGCTTCGCCTGCTCGTACTTGTACTTGCCGTAGTCGACAATCTTGCAGACCGGCGGATCGGCCTGCGCGGCAATCTCGACGAGGTCGAGGCCGAGCGACTGGGCTTTGGCGAGGGCTTCGCGTGAACTCATCACGCCGAGCTGGTCCCCGTTCGCCATGACGACGCGGACGCGCGGGGCGCGGATTCGGTCGTTGATCCGCGTCATATCGCGGAAACGACCCCTGTTTTGGTCTCTCTGTGGCTTAGGTATGGCTTTGTCCTCCGATGGGTGGCTGCGACGCGACGGCACCACGCGGGCGGACGAATCCGGCGCGCAACCCCGTTGCGAAGAAGAATGCGGAACGATGGCACATGCGCCGGATCATACGGGCATGGAGAAGCCGCTGGGCCGGTCGGCTCGACCGGTTGCGGACGGGATCTCGTATCGTTCCTTGGAAATCATGAAGCGGCTGGTGCCGGATGCAGAACCGGATACCGGGACGAAAAGGGAGAACCGCGGCTCTCCGTGTCCCGGCGGGCTTGCTGGGCGCAGGGTATAAGGGACTGAGGCCCTGTCAATCAAGGGGAAACTTGTGCGGTTAGGGGCTTCCGCCGGTGGTCAAGCGCGTCCCAGAATCATCGCCAGCTCCTCAAGCTGGTCGCGCCGGAGGGCGGCGGTGTCCTCCTCTTCGTGAAATTCCATGAGCACATCGCTCGACTGGCGCTTGAGGGCCGTCATCGCGCGGGACTTCACCAGATCGTCGATCGCGCCTTCCACGAGCAACTGGGCGAAGGCCAGCCCGAGGATGAACTCATCGCGCGTGACCACACTGAAGCCTTCGTCTTCGTCGAGCGCTTCCTGCAGCGCCTCGGCATCAAGGAGATCCCAGTCGGCGTCTTCGATTTCAAGGGCGTCGAACAGATTGGTGATGAAGGTTTGCACTTTTCCTTTCGGCTGCTCCCGGCGGAAATCCAGATAAGCCGCGAAGGTGTCCGCGCCGATGTCATTGCCCAGCGGCGAATCCTCGTCGCTGAAGTCCCAGATCCAGGAATCCGCGGGGATCAGCTTGCTGGCGCGTTCGTGGGCGGTATCAGGGGTGACTTCCCAGATGTCGGTGAAGGAGGGCATGTTCCGACAGGCTCCGGGGAAAGCGTGGTTTCGCCAAGGAGAAATGATGTCGGGAGCTTTCTCTCTTCGTAGCTGGAGTCGTGAGACTTCAGGTGGGGCGAGGTTGCCCGGATCCTTCGATTGCTTTCGCTCAT belongs to Luteolibacter ambystomatis and includes:
- a CDS encoding RNA recognition motif domain-containing protein — protein: MDIYVGNLPYTATEEDITGLFASYGPVDRVKIITDRETGRSKGFAFVTLGDQSQIEAAVEALNGYDLQGRVLRVNASEPKENKGFGGGGGGYKGGGGGGYKGGGGGGYKGGGGGGYGGGGGGGYGERRGGGGGGYKGGGGGGYKDGGGGGYNGGGGGGGYKGGGGGWD
- the hisF gene encoding imidazole glycerol phosphate synthase subunit HisF, with amino-acid sequence MLAKRIIPCLDVTDGRVVKGVNFVDLIDAGDPVEAAMAYNAQQADELVFLDITASSDNRGTMVDVVRRTAAHCFIPLTVGGGIRSVENMHEMLMAGADKVGVNTSAVKNPDLVDAGAKAFGSQCIVVAIDAKREGPGKWGVYTHGGRTPVGLDAVEWAKEVWRRGAGEILLTSMDADGTQAGYDLGLTAAVSEAVGIPVIASGGAGNLDHMVEVLEQGKADAVLAASIFHFGKHTVGEAKRHFAKHGIPVRPPFGAASA
- a CDS encoding KpsF/GutQ family sugar-phosphate isomerase, translating into MDAIEKARRVIRIETDSLERLASRLDEGFTRAVTLLKDTLDQRGKIVVIGVGKSGNIGHKIAATLNSTGATAVVLNSQNALHGDLGLISDGDAVVALSYSGETRELLDLLPFIKRFDVRLIALTGKPSSTLSEFSDVTLDTSVEREACPLNLAPTSSSTAMLVMGDALAMVLLEARGFTEDDFARFHPGGTLGRALLTKVSDIMRSGSELATVPENATVREALLAMSAARSGACLILQPDGGLAGIFTHGDFARCFQQDAHIADRPVAEFMTRRPISVQAESLAAEAVKTIGHNRVDDVIVLDAQNRPVGLIDSQDLARLKIV
- the alr gene encoding alanine racemase, which translates into the protein MSVSVAASPPRAWAEVDLSALRHNLGVAREACGCHLMPVVKAGAYGHGLEEIARALEGEGIEFFGVANVGEARRIRHAGVKTRIYLLGATWSEERAEIVAQDWTPCLSSINEALHFNELAADAGVRLKVHISVDTGMGRGGFVAADLPGHMAELESLEHLIIEGLGSHLPSADEDREFTLAQFAKFESVLAELGGERFQWRHLSSSAGLLGYDNHACNLVRPGLLLYGVSPLPGFQERLRTVMSLKSRITLVRTLPAGHGVSYGRDYITDRPTKVATIGIGYGDGYTRHLSNKGTEVWIRGQRCPLLGRVSMDQIMVDVTALPEVAEGDEVELFGAHIPVAEIAKKAGTIPWEIFTGITPRVTRVHRS
- a CDS encoding ATP-binding protein, which translates into the protein MSISSADYEKLGQFYLGREYDQATKKPTDDLVLYDSKDLVTHGVVLGMTGSGKTGLCLAAIEEAAMDNIPAIIIDPKGDISNLLLTFPNLAPEDFRPWINEDDAAKKGVSPDEYAAQTAEMWKKGLADWGQAPERIQQLRDKVDITLFTPGSKAGIPVSILASLEAPPEEVTEDAEIYGERVESTVLSLLSLVGVDADPIQSPEAVLLAAIFQNEWKNGRNVTLEGLIALIQKPGFAKVGVIDLETFFPQKNRQALALKFNNLIASPGFASWLEGPPLDIGKMLRTDSGKPRLSIFSIAHLGDAERMFFVSLLLNQTLAWMRTQNGTTSLRALLYMDEIYGYLPPTANPPSKKPLMTLLKQGRAFGLGCLLATQNPVDLDYKALSNIGTWFLGRLQTERDKLRVLDGLEGAAGSQNVKFNRDEMEKLLSALGNRVFLMNNVHEDHPVLLQVRWAMSYLTGPLTRAQIKTLMDPRRAEFTDAGSTSATPAVPDNPMAAPRPASDASSNRPAVGMGVVEKFAPPAREEDGMVYRPNLLKVGVVHFTTTGGDYARSVRRLNELTETGPSTTPLPPPLKPENLGGDPASGVGFAPLPGYAMNAANYKTVEKDFADELYRNERLDIFTCDSPKGESKPGEQEADFRQRLALETREARDAAVEKIRQDAAKKVAAQESKRTTAEGQLAKQKAESQSASMQAGVSVLGGILGAVLGRKSGITSIARSGTSAFGKATGAYKQHQDVANAEAKLDSIQADIDAINQSVADQIAALDQSFTPEGLKLDTKSLKPAKTDVKVQSIALLWLPYDERGDRAW
- a CDS encoding HAD family hydrolase — its product is MAALWLFDIDGTLVDTGGAGMRALQEAATECFGGEGPPLDLAGSTDLGVIHGILDHFGLEPQSERIDSFFRTYLERLEWNLTHGGYPGRVLPGVVPLLERLHADDSVHLGLLTGNIAGGAAAKMRHYGLDHFFPFGAYGCDHADRNLLGPVAADRASKHAGRGFTPDEIVVVGDTPKDIACAKALGAPCIAVATGKFTADELRACGADRVVKTLEEV
- a CDS encoding HD domain-containing protein, with protein sequence MKSRFLMWCIAAGADGESAGLLWLDLGSRYSEPHRHYHTLDHIEASLAHLDEVEVNPAVEGAIWFHDVVYDPTRDDNEAQSAAFFLETTRPWIDPSFAERVHRLILATDFRVAREDDPDEWLMTDIDLAILAAEASEYDAYAKAIRQEYAHVPDEEFRRGRLAVMQRFLEEPVYRSEAFRSREETARENIRRELAALAGG
- the infC gene encoding translation initiation factor IF-3, encoding MTRINDRIRAPRVRVVMANGDQLGVMSSREALAKAQSLGLDLVEIAAQADPPVCKIVDYGKYKYEQAKLKKNQKSKNASRMKEVKFRVGTGTHDYNIKMGRAEGFLDTGHKVRFILQFRGRENAHKDLGFVVMKKIVEDLKQMGQVDQEARLNGRAIGMTLSPLPAHQRKRKFHLFHGELQEEDDFEEDEAEDFDESVGDDDESDAEESVASGESES
- a CDS encoding type B 50S ribosomal protein L31; the protein is MKKDLHPKYNPVVFVDMTTGARFVTRSTKTSDKKEVIDGVEHSVISMGITSDSHPFFTGQKQFVDTEGRIDKFTKRFGTVRRVGKPKLGA